In the genome of Vicia villosa cultivar HV-30 ecotype Madison, WI linkage group LG7, Vvil1.0, whole genome shotgun sequence, one region contains:
- the LOC131618262 gene encoding AAA-ATPase At2g46620 → MFYYKLIGLSFLVTPIICFIIRWLLFKTGLIYATKKLERKLQDCFYVYQYLKVPEINENMQRNELYRKVSLYLHSLPSLEDSDFTNLITGHNQNDIVLSLDSNQIIEDRFLGANLFWFNQKTEPGHQTGVFVLKIRKTDKRRILRSYLRHIHDVSEEIAKRDLRLFANIAGDNNETRWKSVPFSHPATFDTMAMENDLKNKIKTDLESFLKAKPYYRRLGRAWKRSFLLYGPSGTGKSSFVAAMANFLCYDVYDVDLSQVRGDSDLKFLLLETTPKSIILVEDLDRFVTEESECSTVTVAGIQNFMDGILSSCGGEERILVFTMSSKECVDPGFLRPGRVDVHIHFSWCDFSSFKTLACNYLGVKDHKLFPQVEEIFRHGASLSAAEISELMIANRNSPSRAIKSVIGALQTDGDGRGVGDLIVRQIEGNDVEGSQKQGSIGGGDGSSTGKDLRKIYSMFRLRNRKRNRTANLALNDEG, encoded by the coding sequence ATGTTTTATTACAAACTCATTGGTCTATCATTTCTCGTTACTCCCATCATTTGTTTCATAATCCGATGGCTATTATTCAAAACTGGATTAATATACGCCACGAAGAAACTTGAAAGAAAACTACAAGATTGTTTCTACGTCTATCAATACCTTAAAGTCCCCGAAATCAACGAAAACATGCAACGAAACGAGTTATATCGTAAAGTTTCTCTCTATTTACATTCTCTCCCTTCTCTCGAAGATTCCGATTTCACAAACCTCATTACCGGTCATAACCAAAACGACATCGTTTTATCTCTCGACTCTAATCAAATCATCGAAGACCGTTTTCTCGGCGCTAATCTCTTTTGGTTCAACCAAAAAACCGAACCGGGTCATCAAACCGGTGTTTTCGTTCTCAAGATCAGAAAAACCGATAAACGAAGAATCCTCAGAAGCTATCTCCGTCATATTCACGATGTCTCCGAAGAAATAGCGAAACGCGACTTACGCTTATTCGCTAATATCGCCGGAGACAATAACGAAACGAGATGGAAATCCGTTCCGTTTAGTCATCCAGCGACGTTTGACACCATGGCCATGGAAAATGATCTCAAGAACAAAATCAAAACCGATCTCGAATCGTTTCTCAAAGCGAAGCCATATTACCGACGACTCGGCCGCGCGTGGAAACGGAGCTTCTTGTTGTATGGTCCTTCCGGTACCGGTAAATCAAGCTTCGTCGCTGCAATGGCGAATTTTCTTTGTTATGATGTATATGATGTTGATCTCTCTCAGGTTCGTGGTGATTCAGATTTGAAGTTTCTCTTACTCGAAACGACGCCGAAATCGATAATTCTCGTGGAGGATCTGGACAGGTTTGTGACGGAGGAATCGGAATGTTCAACGGTTACGGTGGCCGGAATTCAGAATTTCATGGACGGGATATTAAGTTCGTGTGGCGGCGAGGAGAGGATTCTGGTTTTCACGATGAGCAGTAAGGAATGTGTTGACCCGGGTTTTCTCCGACCGGGTCGGGTCGACGTTCATATCCATTTCTCATGGTGTGATTTCTCGTCCTTCAAAACCCTAGCCTGTAACTACCTAGGAGTGAAGGACCACAAGCTGTTTCCTCAGGTGGAGGAAATTTTCCGGCACGGCGCGAGTTTAAGCGCGGCGGAGATCAGCGAGTTGATGATTGCGAACCGGAACTCGCCGAGTCGGGCTATTAAATCGGTTATCGGGGCGTTACAAACGGACGGTGATGGGAGGGGTGTTGGGGATTTGATCGTACGGCAGATAGAGGGTAATGACGTGGAGGGATCTCAGAAACAAGGTTCTATTGGTGGTGGGGATGGATCCTCTACGGGTAAGGATTTGAGGAAAATTTATAGTATGTTTAGATTAAGGAATAGGAAAAGAAATCGAACGGCTAATTTAGCTCTCAATGATGAAGGTTGA